From Mucilaginibacter rubeus, a single genomic window includes:
- a CDS encoding ferrous iron transport protein A: MKLSQLEVGETGIVKEFTDLEMSVKLMEMGCLPGEEVRISRIAPLGDPIAISVSGYQLSLRRFEASTIILQ; the protein is encoded by the coding sequence ATGAAGCTGTCACAACTGGAAGTAGGCGAAACTGGTATCGTAAAGGAATTTACCGATCTCGAAATGTCGGTAAAACTGATGGAGATGGGTTGTTTACCCGGCGAAGAGGTGCGCATTTCGCGTATTGCCCCTCTTGGCGATCCTATTGCCATCAGCGTATCAGGCTATCAGCTTAGTTTACGCAGGTTTGAAGCGTCTACCATCATTTTGCAGTAG
- a CDS encoding VanZ family protein encodes MKLFLKYHGPAILWALFVLVICSVHLDSVDKSPLFFEGFDKLTHCGLFFTLIVLVCFGVIRQQKPRRLTYTGVFIIWIVSIIFGGLIEILQISIFTWRTGDWNDLFCDVLGACMGVFSVMLTIEAIGKNEKK; translated from the coding sequence ATGAAGCTGTTTTTAAAATATCATGGGCCCGCTATTTTGTGGGCCCTATTTGTTTTGGTTATTTGCTCGGTACATCTCGACTCGGTTGATAAATCGCCATTGTTTTTTGAAGGTTTTGATAAACTAACGCATTGCGGTTTGTTTTTTACGCTGATTGTACTGGTTTGCTTTGGCGTAATAAGGCAACAAAAACCCAGGCGGCTTACGTATACAGGCGTGTTCATCATTTGGATTGTCAGCATAATTTTTGGAGGGCTTATTGAAATACTGCAGATCTCCATTTTCACCTGGCGCACCGGCGATTGGAACGATCTTTTTTGTGATGTACTGGGTGCCTGTATGGGCGTTTTTAGTGTTATGCTGACTATTGAGGCGATTGGAAAAAATGAAAAAAAATAA
- the gcvH gene encoding glycine cleavage system protein GcvH, which yields MNFPAELKYTKDHEWIKVEGNVATVGITEFAQGELGDIVYVDVTSLGKEVAKDEVFGTVEAVKTVSDLFMPVTGTVTEVNPALNNQPDLVNSDPYGEGWMVKITIANAADVDALLSADDYQAVIGA from the coding sequence ATGAATTTTCCAGCTGAATTAAAATACACCAAAGATCACGAGTGGATTAAGGTTGAAGGCAATGTAGCTACCGTAGGCATCACCGAATTTGCTCAGGGCGAGCTGGGCGACATTGTTTATGTTGATGTTACTTCATTAGGTAAAGAAGTTGCTAAAGACGAGGTTTTTGGCACTGTAGAGGCAGTAAAAACTGTATCTGACCTGTTTATGCCTGTTACCGGTACTGTAACCGAAGTTAACCCGGCCCTAAACAACCAACCCGACCTGGTAAATAGCGATCCATATGGCGAAGGCTGGATGGTAAAAATCACCATAGCTAATGCTGCAGACGTTGACGCACTTTTATCGGCTGACGATTATCAAGCGGTTATCGGCGCATAA
- a CDS encoding tetratricopeptide repeat protein has translation MKTYHKILLLFIAVALSFKVKAQTNQEAVNLVKQGVALHDEGKYAEAIEKYQAALKLDPNYPTAYHEMSYTLFSSGKGKEAIPYLEKLMKLDPKSGGAYDMLGSIYDDDNQPEKAIELFQKGISIDPDYQRLHYNLAITYYRVKKYKESEDAAVDAIKLQPKHASSQRAYAMALAMEGKRGCSLLAWCSFLMLEPQTKRSAGAYQSIQAILHYGIKKTGEKSINMTIDKNDLNTGNLILPMAIVNATSGKTNLSVTDSLKFQLIEAFKVSSSFYGDQKNDFYTRYMADYFKQLGQSENMDAFAHLVSLTANQEENAKWFKENEKLLTALDTWVTNTKREF, from the coding sequence ATGAAAACCTATCACAAAATCCTTTTGCTGTTTATAGCAGTCGCCTTGTCATTTAAAGTTAAAGCGCAAACCAACCAGGAAGCCGTTAATCTTGTAAAGCAGGGTGTTGCCCTTCACGATGAGGGTAAATATGCCGAGGCTATTGAAAAGTACCAGGCCGCGCTAAAGCTCGATCCTAATTATCCCACTGCCTATCACGAAATGTCATATACGCTGTTTAGCAGTGGCAAGGGAAAGGAGGCTATTCCTTACCTTGAAAAGTTAATGAAGCTGGATCCTAAAAGTGGCGGCGCGTATGATATGCTGGGCAGCATTTATGATGACGACAATCAACCCGAAAAAGCCATTGAGCTGTTTCAAAAAGGTATTTCGATAGATCCGGATTATCAGCGCCTCCATTATAATTTAGCCATAACCTATTACAGGGTAAAAAAATACAAGGAAAGTGAAGATGCCGCTGTAGATGCTATTAAGCTTCAGCCCAAACATGCCAGCAGCCAGCGGGCGTATGCGATGGCGCTTGCGATGGAAGGCAAACGGGGTTGTTCCCTGTTGGCTTGGTGCAGCTTTTTGATGCTCGAACCCCAAACTAAAAGATCGGCCGGGGCCTACCAAAGCATCCAGGCCATTTTACATTATGGCATTAAGAAAACCGGCGAGAAAAGCATTAATATGACGATTGATAAAAATGACCTCAATACCGGCAACCTGATTTTACCTATGGCCATCGTTAACGCAACATCGGGTAAAACTAATCTCTCTGTTACCGACTCGCTTAAATTTCAGCTTATTGAAGCATTTAAGGTTTCTTCCAGTTTTTATGGCGATCAGAAAAATGATTTCTATACCCGCTATATGGCCGATTATTTTAAACAACTTGGTCAAAGCGAAAACATGGACGCGTTTGCACACCTGGTATCATTAACGGCTAACCAGGAAGAAAATGCCAAATGGTTTAAGGAGAACGAAAAGCTACTAACCGCACTGGATACCTGGGTAACCAACACTAAACGCGAGTTTTAA